The Acinonyx jubatus isolate Ajub_Pintada_27869175 chromosome D3, VMU_Ajub_asm_v1.0, whole genome shotgun sequence DNA segment ACCTCTGGCAAGGAGAATGTATGCCAAGTTATTGCTTTCATAGGTTTTTAACTGCTTCTCTCACCTTTAAATAGGCCATCGTGAGCAGTGGCAATAAGGTAAATGGCACCAAATAGAGAAGGGCAGGCTGGGCTGCTCGGTGAATGCGAGATGCCACAGTAGCGGTGAGCAGACCtataaggagagaaaaacacTCGTGAATAATGCCAAGGGGCCAACCCCGAGAGAAAAGAACCTGTAATATGGCTGCTGCTTGCCAGGGTCTTCAGACTGGACAGCTCTACTGTGACACATTCTGTCCAATAGGTAGGTTATGAAATGCCCAGCCCTAGCAGTTAAAGAAGCATGGAACACTACAGCTTTAAAAATGCTAGCATCGCAAGGACGCGTGAGTGGCTCAAGTCCCTTTCTGTGCTCAGGTTCCTGGTTCAAGCCCTCACTTCCGCACTGAGCGTGCCTGGTCTTCCTCAGTCTTGTGTGGTATGTGATGCCAGACTCGGAGGCAAAAGACCTGGGTCCAAGTTCCAACTGTGCTACTTACAAAAGCTGTGTAACCCTGGCTACggcacttcacctctctgagcctcagcctcctcTACTGTTCAGTGGGGCTGACACCACTTGCCATGCCTGTCTCTGAGTTTTTGTACTGAAATGAACCACTATGCTGTAGCCATTGTAGGTGCAGACAGGTTACCGCTATTCCTAGCCCAATCACACAGGTCTCTTCCTGTTGGTCCGTAAGTGAGCTGCCTAGAGAAAAACTAGCCTAGTGAGAGTCTGAGATTAGAGGTGATAAACATTTTAGAACAAATGAAGGGAaatacctgtttaaaaaaatgggaaattaagCAAGACATGGATTAACTTCAAGCTGAAGATTTAAATAGGCACACAGACTGATCCATGATCACTGTGTGGTAGAACTGACCATATTCTTCTTCCAATGTTCTTCAGAGATTACTGCTGGATCGGGAACGGGCTGACCAGTAAGGACAGCACCTGTCATCTCACAGGCCACTGTTACTGGTCCTTCGTGGTTGTCTGTAATAGCAACCAGTTACTGCACTCCTTCCATCCAGCGTCTGCAGCTAGAAGACCTGATTTAACTCCACGGGTTGGAGGACAGTTAGTGGATCACGTGCCTCTCCCACTGTCTTACCTACAAAGTATCCAATGAGGGTGCAGTGAAAGTAGGAGACCTTCTGCATGCGTCCAGAGATATTGGCGGGTCCAGAGGCACCGCAGGAGTCACCGTTGGCTTGTTTTTTGTAGTTGTCGTAACGAAGGACAAAGCACAACAGGAGTCCAGGCATCACGATGTCCCCAATGCCCAACATAGAGAAGTGACTGCCGGTGGAGCTGAAATGCAGTGGCACAGGTCAGGGATGCCACCCTCAACAATCCCATTTCTCCTCCTGTGCAGAGTCATTTGTCagcttttttttaagaagttggaCTTACCTGAATGGGAGGCAATCTCTAGCGGTGGAACAGCACTAGTTTGTAAGAGTTTAGAGATTACAAGCCAGAAGAGTACTGACGATGAATGTCTTTAACCAGGCTCCCTCACTGCTTTAAGAGAGCACCTCTAAAGTGACTGCTAAAGTCGTCTGTTTAAGTACTGTCTCCTCTAGAAATGTCAAGCAATTCAGTATTTGTCACACATTCACTGCTGTGACTTCAAACAAGCACCTGACTACTACCAGACACGGATATTAAAGCAACACAATTTTTTCCAAGATTATATTACCAGCCACTGTATAATTTTAGCATTAGGACATATTTTTACAaacatcttagaagaaaaaaggatCCAGATTCTCCTGTGAATTCCCTTCAGCCAACTCCAAAATATGGTAACAGTAGTAACATATGGTTATTTGAGAACattaatcaataataaaaagtaacaCCTGTATCATTTAGTGACAAATCTTTGCAAGTCAAATCaatattctctttctcatttgtaTAATGGACAGATGACTCACAGCCCTTTTCCAGTCTAGGATAAGAATGCTGGTGACAAAGACCAATCAAGGAgcacagaggcacagggagaagacagtgtATTAACCATCACAAGACGAGGCCCAACATGCTAGTCCTACCTGGGAAAGACCAGTTTTCCAGGCAGAGACAGGCGAGGAACATCACGCCCAACATTGGGCCCCAGGTGGAGCTTCCGGGATAGAACGTCAAGGGGATTGTCAGCCGGTTGTGTGGCCACCTTCACCATGACATTGCTATTGAAGATGTAGGCGGAGAAAAACACCTGCCGAATGGAGAGATGTCTTCAACAGAGGGAGCTAGAAGCAACCTGATCTCAGCATCAGCCCTCCTCGTTCTTAAGAGCAAAGTCTCAGAATATTACATCATCAAGCTTTTTTGACTGCATGTTTTGGAGGTGAAAGAAAATCTTTGCTCCCAGGGCACAGAACTTTGCCTgcctgctctccccccaccccaagagacACACACGTACTCCAATTAAACACAAAAGAGAACAGTGGCTTCAGGGAAACAGACACTTACCCAAAAGACATCATAGATTAGAAGCCCTGAGAGAAGCAGGCAGGAGACCTTGAGGCTGGGCAGGCGGACAAAGGCGATCATGGCGACACAGAGACCCatggccagggctggggaggaggccacAGACATTGGTCAGTGTGGAGTAGACTCATCCTCTTTCCACAAGCTATTCTGCTTATAAACCTGACAGTCTCTAAGTCCCCTCAAAAGTCAAGCAGCCCAGTTTAAGCTCCAAGTTAAGACATTTACACCCTACTTGTGCAAAGTGCCCACTTTAGCCCATTCTGACGGGCTGGTTTTCGGGGACATCCCTTTTCTCATGCTCTTGGATAGTGCTCAACTGTGTAAGACCCAGGAGATTGTTTTGAATGATAaagctctggggtgcctggatggttcagtcagtcaagcttctaattcttttttttaaattttttaaaatgtttacttatttttgagaaagggagagacagagcatgagcaggggaggggcagagagaaagggagacacagatctgaagcaggctccaggctctgagctgtcagcacagagcccgacgcggggctcgaactcacgaactgtgagatcatgacctgggccaaagtcggtcgcccaaccgactaagccacccaggcaccccgagtgtccaactcttaatttcagctcaggtcatgagccaaGGGTTGTAGGATATTGCCCCGTGTCGatctcagtgctgagcatggagcctgcttaagattccctccctctgccactcacccATGTGCACgagctctctttaaaaaaaaatttgtttttgaatgatAAAGCTCTAAGCCAGGCCTGGTTTAGGACTTCTTAGCTCTGtttcctgtctcccccacccctgaggATACTTCCTCCTTGCTCCTGACTTTAGCGTCTGCCCATACCCAAGATTAAGCCCCCTTTTATTTACTCAGCAATTCATTCTTCTATACTGGCCTTTTTCTCTTGTACCTTTCAAAATCTGACATATGCcgtatgtgtgtgcgtatgtatgtatacatacacacgcacacacacacatatatatacatacatacatgtgtatacatataatttttttttcattctctctcaactAAAACGTCAGGTCCTTGAGGGCATGGTTCCCTGCTGTACCACGGGACTCTAGAACAGGTCTGGCAGATGAATGGTCTCTCCCTGTCTTCAGCTCTCCTCCTCCATTCTTCTCAAACACAGGTCTGATTAGGTCCCGTAGCTGCTTACACAATTCCAGTGGGTCCTCACGGTAGTGGGATGAGAGTTGAACAACGCGGCCAGGCACTGACAGGGATGCACAGGAGGGTGCTTGCTCTCCACTGTGCGGCCCCCCGCCCTCAGTGTGCACCGATGACACCTCTCAACACCACTGTGTTCCTTCCTGTTCTCCACAGAAGGCCCTGTCTCAAGCTCCTTTACCTAGAAAATCTATCctcattcttttaattaaaaaaaaatttttttttaacattttattattgagagacagagcatgagcgggggaggggcagagagaggagacacagaatctgaaacaggctccaggcttcaagctgtcagcacagagcccgacgcggggctcaaactcatgaactatgaaatcatgacctggggcgAAGTCAGTCgctgaactgactaagccacccaggtgctcctatccTCATTCTTAGGTCAGAAAACTCTTTTTCAGGGAGTCTTTCCTGATCTATCAGATTaagtagggtttttgtttttgtttttttttctttttgacaccaCAGAACTCTGAAATCTCTCTCAACTTGCTCACCCATTCTGTAACAGTGATTATTTATATACAAGCAAATTTATTGCTTAAATTTGGTACTCCTGGTTGACCAAAACCATGGCTTATTCTTTCTGTGAAGCCCCAGCACTTATCagagtagatgttcaataaatattttcagaatgaatgaaaaattatgttccatctactttaaatttaaaattactccAAGGAAAGTTAGAAAAGTGAGGCCAGATTACAGATGTATATCATTTTAATAGAATTGGTGGTAAACTGTCAGGACATGTAGCTAAGTGGGCAAATAGAGCAGTCTGGCAGACCCTGGACATGTCAAATCAACTCATGTTTGGGGAGTTCCTACCATGGGAATGGTGTTGCAcaaacaaaagaggagaaaaaccaTTCCTAACCCTGGAAGACAGTGCTAACActgggaaaaagaacaaactatctTGATTCTTCCTCTGTCATACCGTTATCAAGCACTCGGTGATCTCCACGCTGTGTACTGCAGTATGCATTTTGGAGAGATGTGGTTGAACATAATTTCTGATTTTACGATAATCTAGGATGTGCTTGTTTTACTAgggtctcctttatttttttataaatttctaagaACAAAACCAAGGCCCATGATATAATCAAcccatatgcattttttttaaacagggttTCCCATTGTAATGATCTCCAGACACAAATAGTTGGCTGTGCTGTGAATCGATAAACAGGGCACTGGCAGGGATAAGCTCAGCTGGCCCGAGGAACAACAGTGGTCAGTGGAGGGTGGGAAGCccctggggcagaggaaggggtgaGGGCAGTAGGGTAGCAAGTGATCTGTTCAGGAACTTACAAGTGCAAACATGGGGTGCAAAGTGCACCAAGGGAACAAAGGAAGAGATGAAAGCCTAATGGACAGACCAGGGACAAGTGTGTGGCAGTAAAGGTCAGAGGGCTGACTGATGATAACCAAAGGGGCAGGTTCCCAAGGTTAAATGTATATGCCTCTGTGACACATGCAGGTGACCGGTCCGTTCCAGAATTTTTCAATTTACCATACAGTCCCTTAACCCTAAACTGGGAGAAGCCTTTACAGGCCACAGGGTCTAAGCATCCACTCATTGCTTTGTCACTCCTCTTATGCTGATCCTACCCCACCTGAGTCACAACCAAACACGGACAAGACAGAACTGCTCAGGGACATTGTCATTCTATCCCTATCTTCCATACAAGAAACTCTAGATTCGTTTTCAATTTATCAGTGTTTCATCACGTGCACTCCATCCACGGCCATTCTGCGTACCACCCTTTGTTGTTACAGCACACCTCGGTCACACTTCCCTAGTTTGATGTGCGTCCttcttcactttctctctttcccacttaCTCTTCACTGCCACTGTAAACAATTCACTTTGCATCATTTCCTGCCTTACAGTCACTAGGCTCCCTACTCTGATGGATCAAGTCTAATTATAAGTCCCACAGCACTGGGCACAACTGACGGGATGGCGTGTCCCCAGAGTCTGTCTTCCTTTGTTCCTATTCCTCCCCAGTTAAGCCGAGCAATACCCTCTTCCCAGTCATGCCAACCAAGCGTCGCCAGCTGTGCTGTGAGTTCCACATTTGA contains these protein-coding regions:
- the SPPL3 gene encoding signal peptide peptidase-like 3 isoform X1 gives rise to the protein MAEQTYSWAYSLVDSSQVSTFLISILLIVYGSFRSLNMDFENQDKEKDNSSSTGSFNGNSTNNSIQTIDSTQALFLPIGASVSLLVMFFFFDSVQVVFTICTAVLATIAFAFLLLPMCQYLTRPCSPQNKISFGCCGRFTAAELLSFSLSVMLVLIWVLTGHWLLMDALAMGLCVAMIAFVRLPSLKVSCLLLSGLLIYDVFWVFFSAYIFNSNVMVKVATQPADNPLDVLSRKLHLGPNVGRDVPRLSLPGKLVFPSSTGSHFSMLGIGDIVMPGLLLCFVLRYDNYKKQANGDSCGASGPANISGRMQKVSYFHCTLIGYFVGLLTATVASRIHRAAQPALLYLVPFTLLPLLTMAYLKGDLRRMWSEPFHSKSSSSRFLEV
- the SPPL3 gene encoding signal peptide peptidase-like 3 isoform X2 codes for the protein MDFENQDKEKDNSSSTGSFNGNSTNNSIQTIDSTQALFLPIGASVSLLVMFFFFDSVQVVFTICTAVLATIAFAFLLLPMCQYLTRPCSPQNKISFGCCGRFTAAELLSFSLSVMLVLIWVLTGHWLLMDALAMGLCVAMIAFVRLPSLKVSCLLLSGLLIYDVFWVFFSAYIFNSNVMVKVATQPADNPLDVLSRKLHLGPNVGRDVPRLSLPGKLVFPSSTGSHFSMLGIGDIVMPGLLLCFVLRYDNYKKQANGDSCGASGPANISGRMQKVSYFHCTLIGYFVGLLTATVASRIHRAAQPALLYLVPFTLLPLLTMAYLKGDLRRMWSEPFHSKSSSSRFLEV
- the SPPL3 gene encoding signal peptide peptidase-like 3 isoform X3, whose protein sequence is MITIKGKFSGKEGIQTIDSTQALFLPIGASVSLLVMFFFFDSVQVVFTICTAVLATIAFAFLLLPMCQYLTRPCSPQNKISFGCCGRFTAAELLSFSLSVMLVLIWVLTGHWLLMDALAMGLCVAMIAFVRLPSLKVSCLLLSGLLIYDVFWVFFSAYIFNSNVMVKVATQPADNPLDVLSRKLHLGPNVGRDVPRLSLPGKLVFPSSTGSHFSMLGIGDIVMPGLLLCFVLRYDNYKKQANGDSCGASGPANISGRMQKVSYFHCTLIGYFVGLLTATVASRIHRAAQPALLYLVPFTLLPLLTMAYLKGDLRRMWSEPFHSKSSSSRFLEV